Proteins encoded together in one Methanobrevibacter sp. V74 window:
- a CDS encoding transposase yields the protein MRARVSCLLDVHSKHILTAKIVETTINEVDLAIEHLENLKQRLNITKLITIYDRGYPSIELMAKTIDLNSKFLIRLPKNVFRHLIKQMKTNDEIIKINLTNNRLSHFDDENLKEKARKMGRLEIRIALVDIGKNEPEILATNLTSEEFSTEDLKELYGKRWSVETGFDRLKNLIEIEDFSGIRRTIIEQDFHAHIFVYNLAMTIKNHAENNITRIPRNKDEKIIYQSNFAKITGNIYLFLFDLIFETQTKREQIIDFIVKEASKELIQYKENQYNNKERKTPDVYNKHPGNKKKTH from the coding sequence ATTCGTGCAAGAGTTTCATGTCTTTTAGACGTTCATTCTAAACATATTTTAACAGCAAAAATTGTTGAAACAACAATAAATGAAGTAGATTTAGCAATTGAACATTTAGAGAACTTAAAACAAAGATTAAACATTACAAAATTAATTACCATTTACGATCGAGGATATCCATCAATCGAACTCATGGCAAAAACCATTGATTTAAACTCTAAATTTTTAATAAGACTACCAAAAAATGTATTTAGACATTTAATCAAACAAATGAAGACTAATGATGAAATTATAAAAATAAATTTAACAAATAATAGATTAAGTCATTTTGATGATGAAAATTTAAAAGAAAAAGCAAGAAAGATGGGGCGATTAGAAATTCGCATAGCATTAGTAGATATTGGTAAGAACGAACCTGAAATACTTGCAACAAATTTAACATCTGAAGAATTCTCAACAGAAGATTTAAAAGAATTATATGGTAAAAGATGGTCAGTTGAAACTGGATTTGACAGATTAAAAAATTTAATCGAAATCGAAGATTTCAGCGGAATTCGAAGAACAATAATCGAACAAGATTTTCACGCCCACATATTCGTTTATAACCTAGCAATGACAATTAAAAATCATGCAGAAAACAATATAACAAGAATACCCAGAAATAAAGATGAAAAAATAATTTATCAGTCGAATTTCGCAAAAATAACGGGAAACATCTATTTATTCTTATTTGACCTAATATTTGAAACGCAAACGAAAAGAGAGCAAATAATCGATTTTATAGTAAAAGAAGCATCTAAAGAACTAATACAATATAAAGAAAATCAATACAATAATAAAGAACGAAAAACCCCGGATGTTTATAATAAACATCCAGGAAACAAGAAAAAAACACACTAA